Genomic segment of Oncorhynchus keta strain PuntledgeMale-10-30-2019 chromosome 5, Oket_V2, whole genome shotgun sequence:
gccactcaagggacactaaggaggtggactaaggcaattatggagtggggtccacgtccagcgccagagccgccaccgcgggcggagagatgcccacccagaccctcccctataggtttaggttgtgcgttcggagtccgcaccttggggtgggggttctgtcacgttctgtccatcgttcgtatgtgttttccttgttttagtgttggtcaggacgtgagctgggtgggcattctatgttgtgtgtctggtttgtctatttctatgtttggcctgatatggttctcaatcagaggcaggtgtttgtcattgtctctgattgggaaccatatttaggtagcctgttttgtgttgggttttgtgggtgattgttcctgtctctgtgttttgcaccagatagggctgtttttggttttccacgtttattgttttgtagtgttcatgtttatccgtttttattaaacatgagtcaatataaccacgctgcgttttggtcctcctctacttcaccacaggaaaaccctgacaatAACACAGGTCTTGGCACTTTCCAACCCACCTTTCTATACCTCCACAAGTTTCATGTCAAGTTACCTGGGTCATGTAATTGGTGCCATTGCCAGCGCCAGTCAGAATGGCTGCCCTGATACCAGCACGCTGCAGTGCTGGGTTGTTGGACACCCAGTCATACAAGCAGCAGATGCTTTTACGGGTCTTGGAGAACAGGATCCCTCTGGAGTTCCCACCCTGGTCAAACTGCTCCAGCAGGGTGTTCTGAAGCTTCCCCATTTTAGGGTTTTCAAACCGGGCATCGCCTGACAGTTTCCTCAGCTCCACCTCGTTTTCTGTTGAGGAACAGAACACTGACTTTCAATGTTCAGAAGTTGAACTTCCTATATATACCCTTAATATTCCAGAGAATCACACGCATACAGTTTGGGAGAAAGTCAGAGAGATTGTAGGCTCTCACCCTGGTAGAGTCCAAGCAGGAAGAAGTCGGTTCCTTGCATGGCGGTGGAGCTCTTGGTACTATAGTAGGACTCCAGGACCCTAAAGGCATCCACCATGCGCACAGTGTCGTTGATGAGCAGGGCGTCGTTGTACTGACGCAGGTGGAGAGCACACTGGGCCAGcagtctgttcctgtctgtcacaCCTACACCAGGAAACACACATCCAAAATAGGTTTTAATACAGTATTCAAATCTCTGGTATTGACTGAGGAAGTTTCCTTGTGTGATTTGCTGCATGAAAATACTTCCTGTGCTTAGGTTCTATAATGTGGTATTAATTCATACTAAGAGGATGATTTTACCCTTCTTCTCCAGAATCACCACGTCTGCCTCGTACTCCTGCGTGCCAAACTCCCTGACAGGAAAGTCAGGCCCTAAGGCCATGAAGTCATGGATAAACTGCATCATGAACTTCAGGTGATCCCCAAATGGGTCCTGAGACAAAACAGGAGTTTGTTGAATTTGAATTCAAACCAATACAGGTCTCAAGTTCAAAGGCTCTATGTTTACAGAACAGAATTTAACTCACCTGAGGTCTTCTGTCAACGATGTCAAACCTTTTCCTGGGTCTGGGGACCTTTTTCTTCAGCTCAGGGGCGTACACTTTAGACGACACTATCACTGAGTCCAGGTTGGCACAAATCTGAAGGCCATAAATAATGAAATGAAAAGGGTAAATGTAAAGGGTTAGATGAGGAACATTATTCATTTTTTTACTCAGGAAGAAAGTTGGGGCTGAATGAATAGCATGTAAAGACCAccggagagagagaaactgaccTGCAGCACATGCTCCACAGCTCCTTTGATGCTCTTGGCTCCCCCTGTCCCAGGAGAGGCAGTGAGGCCCAGGATCTGCGGCAGCCGCCTCTCTCCCTTCAGCTTCTGTGCCACGTAGCGCGCCATGATTTTATTGTAGACACCCTCCTTATGGGTGTGGTGGCACTCATCAATGATCAGTAGAGTGAACTCTATGGTTGGGAGAAAGGAACACAATGGTATTGTGAACTTAATGGAATCTAATGGTTTTACTGTATACTAGTTCAACATATGGTTTAAACGTAAGATATGGACCAGTCTTTTAAGTGTGTTAGCTTAGGTTCCAGCGCTTTACTGTGTCAGGTGTAGATAGTCTTTATCATGACGTGTCTGTCAATTGGGATTGATACCAAGGGCTACTGGTGCACAGTGGAACAAAGCCTGGGAGCCATCTTACAACAGCCTAACTTCTAAATAATCAGTAACAAGTAGTGTGTACTACACACACCTCACAGCAATGCCATGATTCAATATGTGGAAGGCAGCAGAGTAGCCACTCACGTGAGAGCTCGACATGTTTTCCCTCCTCCTGGTTGGTCAGGGCATTCTCCAGTATCTGTGCTGTACAGATGACCAGGTCAGAGTTCTTGACCACGCAGCCAAAGAAGTCCTTCTGGTCACAGTCCCCACTGATAGACACCAGGCTATAGTCTCGACCCAGGTAGGGTTTGAACTCATTGTTGTAGTGTTGGTCGACCAAATGAACCTGGAAAACATAACGTCAACAACAGTTAGCCATGGTTTCCCTGGGAATAGTGGAACCTTTATTTTCTGGTTTTGTATGGAATTTAACAACAGGCCTATACTAAAATGTCAGACTACCTAGATACAATTACACAGATGGGTCAGTTACCTGGCCAGTTACTCTGAAACATCTGCTAAAATCGGCCCAAAGCTCTAGTAACCCCTCCCTACCTACCTTGTTGACCAGCACAGCCACCTTAGCTCCGGGGTTATTCTCCAGATGTTTTTTGGCCACATACACAGCAGCCCGTGTCTTTCCTCCTCCGGTGGGCAGCCAGATGATGATGTTCTCCCCCCGGAGAGCCCTCTGAACCACCTCCTCCTGGTACTCATACAGCCTAAAGTCTGCCATCCTACTGGTCTGTTGGTCCACACACAGCTCCTTGTCCTTAGAAATAAAAACGCTCATTAGACTAAAGGCAGTGCACCACAAGGCTATTTTAAAACTAAAATGCAATACACACTGCAAATGTCTACTACCATTTGTGGCAGTCAGCTATAGATTAAGTCAAGCCACATTCAAACTCAGCTCACCAAGTGTTTCTGAAGCAGCTCTATGTTTTGGATCAGCAGCAGACAATGTCCATGGTCCGTTGTGACCAGGTTCTGAGTACAGAGGGGTTTTCACTGATAATGATCCACCCCGGTGACACCCAAACAGAAAAACGAAACCAAAAGCACTTCCTTCTCTTGTGAAGGGGTCCTAATCAAGGGAGTTCTTGAGGGCCAACAGAGTATGTCTAAGTAAAGTGACACAAGGATGTGAATTATAGAGTAGAAGAGTTGTAGGGATATTAATACACGTAAGGAGCCGTATCAGTTACGAAATCTACCAAACTGCAgatgtgttaatctagtggtattgtACTGAGAGGGACTGTTATGTCTAATTATCTGCAGTCCAGGAGAAATCTGTTGCAGATTTCTTTTAGCCTGACAAAGCACCCAGAGCCCTTAATGGGCCCCATTCTTACCAGTTGTGACATCAGGAAAACAAAACTGCAAGACACCATGAGAAACACCAGTACAGCATGTCTGAATGGCATTTAAACAGCCTGAATAAACCTTATGGTCACACCTACTAAACAACACTGCATGGTTACTGGAACATAACATAAACACAGTGTATACTGTAACTAGTTGCCATCTTATAAGATAATAATAAGCACAGAAATATTTGACTATAAAAACTTTATTTTAATGAACAGTATTACAGTAAAGAGCTCTTCAAACCATATAACTAAAAGAAACTGTAGCAGTCCTAATATTTTTACATTTCACTCACACAGTATTTTCAGAATCTTTATGCAGCATACATAGGTAGATTGAGAGATACATAACTGACAACCCTGAATAACGAAACATTGACATCACTTTAGTTGCTCAAAGCTAGTCATGATTcaagtacaaacacacacacacaacagttcaGTGGAATACTCAACCACCCAGCACAGACAAGTCATTTCCCCCAAAACGTCTTACAAAATAGCAGAGAACCAAAGGCATCTCAAGAGGCAGACAATCAGACACCGACCATGAACAAGAAGTGGGTGTGTGTGAATAGCCGTGGCCATCTCAGTAACAACACAACAGAAATGGATGCAATTATAGTTCTCCATCATGCAGTACTGCTTGTGAGTATGGAGTGAACACCAAACCAGACacttgttttttgtgtgtttgtcaGCCATTATTATACATTAACACAATGCATATCCACCATAGAAGAGACAGAACCAGCAGGGAGGGTAAGTGCTGTGCAACACCTACATACTGTATTGACAGGGGCTCTATGGCCTTTCAGCGAAATACTGACAAATCGAACGGTCATGTTTACCACTGTGGTTGGATCCTGTGCTTCCATCAGAAACAGGTTATTTCTAGGACAAACAGAAACCTAAACGTGGGCTCCCACATTAACAACGCTCCTGCTGTTGCCCTTGGTCTGGGATTCCAGAGACTACCCTCAGATCAGACAACACCATTAAAACAACACTGACACACTACTACGCCATCTCTGATGTTTCCCCAAGAAAAACAACCATGTTTGAGATCAGTGACATGGCCATACTGGCCCAGAAGTGAATGGGAAAAGAACAGTATTGACTACACAAACATTAGGCCTAAGTATCTTCAAATGTAGCGGTAGGTTTTTCATTATACTGTTCaggtgaaataataaataaataaaaagttcaACATACATTTGTTGTGGGGACATTATTCGAGGGCAACCATAAAGATGAAACGTATAGGAAAGTTGCAAGTTTTTCTACAGACCAATCACATGATGCCAAATCCAACATAAGGCAATGTCAGACAGGGATATCTATGGTCACGCTTCAGGCTGACTACATTTCAGTTGTTGCATTGTATCAACCAATGGTTAGCGTGTCCTGTCACATGATGTGGTTAAATTATTGCTAAATACCTATCCGGGGCTTGTGAGGTGTGGCGACATTATCTGTGACTGCGACCGGACTTTGACAATGCGAGTCTGAACAGGTCTCGTCTTCTAACTCAAGGGCACATTGTATTTCTACCCTCCAAGTCTACTGGCCTCTTTTCAAGTGTATGTCAGTACAGGAAGGCAACAACGGCGTAGGTCCCCCCCCCTACTCACGTTTCCATGTCAGTACCAAAAATACAACTCCCATCTGGAGGAGCTGTGAATGTCTAAGAGGGCATTATTTTATCCGGCTGAGAAACAATTCCGTGAAAATGCCATCCTATAATTTGAACGTTACCTATGTGGAAAGTTTGACATGATCTGCTGTGGGACCAGTCGTTTTGGTACAGGAATACGTTACAGATCCTTCTATGAATCACTTGGAGCAAGAATGAAACCAGAATGAGAcagcaacacacagagagattctatactacagagggcagtgagacagggatagagggagacaaaccaacagtgagagagggagggattgatGGAGAGTCATTTCGACACATTAACAAACTTAACTCGCCCATAGAGCCTATTCAATTACCTcctaatgttgttgttgttacaccCCACAGTTCCCTTCACCCACCAGTAATATAAATAGAACATGCATAAACACGCACTGCCATTAATGAAGGATTCCCAAAAGAAAAGACGAGGGAAAAAGGGGTTGGAATACGGCTAGCAATGACCCCCTGACTATGTCATCAcaagacagtgtgtgtgagtgagtgtccaCGAGCGCTCCTTCCTGCTGTTCCGCAGTGGGGCCTATGTGCATGGTGACCTGTGACCCTAGCTTCACTTCTCGATCAAGCCCCCTTCCTTCAGCTTAAAGTAGAAGAACTTCTCCAGGGTGTTGGCACACTTGCAGTACTCGCTGTCCGGGGGGTTGTATTCACGGCAGTTGGTAATGACGCGCTGCAGGTCTGCTATGAACAGCTTCTTGGTCACATAGTATCTGTTCTTCAGCCTCTCCGTCATGGTCTTCAGATctacaggaaggagggagagaggagagggggacacgTAGGTTATATTTGAAATGTTCCTTCAGCGGGTTTACTGACATATCCAGGCGGACTTTGAGTTGGTGAAACATGCTTTTTTTCTATTTTAATTTTCAAAATGAGTTCAAATAGGTAGATAATTGTCATGGCTGGGACATATAAACAAGCCAGGGAATAATGAGCGGATGACATACTCACCAATGGGGAAGCGTATGATCTCGTAGTAGTCTGGAGCCTCAGTCTTTTTCACAGGCTCCATGAAGGGCCAGGCATCAGGGTGAGTCTGGGATAGGAACACAACCACACCGTTGTTATGACTTTCAGTCTGAACCCCAAATggtcccctattccctactgAGTGTACTACTTTCAATCAgggatgttttttatttttattttttacccccttttactccacaatttcgtggtattcaattggtagttacagtcttgtccaatcgctgcaactcccgtacggacgacggtcgagagccgtgcgtcctccgaaactcGACCGCGCCAAGCCTTATTGCTTTTTGACACACtgcccacttaacctggaagccagccgcaccaatgtgtcggaggaaacaccgtacacctggcgaccgtgtccgCGTGCACTTCGCCCAAACCCTCccataacccggacgacgctgggccaattgtgcgccgcctcatgggtctcccggttcgTGGCATGCCGCGACACAGcttggaatcgaaccaggatctgtagtgacacagctag
This window contains:
- the LOC118372177 gene encoding ATP-dependent RNA helicase DHX58-like; translated protein: MADFRLYEYQEEVVQRALRGENIIIWLPTGGGKTRAAVYVAKKHLENNPGAKVAVLVNKVHLVDQHYNNEFKPYLGRDYSLVSISGDCDQKDFFGCVVKNSDLVICTAQILENALTNQEEGKHVELSQFTLLIIDECHHTHKEGVYNKIMARYVAQKLKGERRLPQILGLTASPGTGGAKSIKGAVEHVLQICANLDSVIVSSKVYAPELKKKVPRPRKRFDIVDRRPQDPFGDHLKFMMQFIHDFMALGPDFPVREFGTQEYEADVVILEKKGVTDRNRLLAQCALHLRQYNDALLINDTVRMVDAFRVLESYYSTKSSTAMQGTDFFLLGLYQENEVELRKLSGDARFENPKMGKLQNTLLEQFDQGGNSRGILFSKTRKSICCLYDWVSNNPALQRAGIRAAILTGAGNGTNYMTQNEQKDTIRNFRLGSLNLLISTSVAEEGLDIPECNLVVRYGLLTNEIAQQQASGRARASDSVYSVVAQVGGREVRRELLNECLEDLTGRAIDEVQRMEPREFQMKITDLQTEAMLTRHLAEHLKIKKRSRFNAATVQLLCRGCFLPVALGNDIKVIENAHHVNINPDFERYYKTGGQPALKTFEDWEPGRVISCAACGKQWGMEMIYKKIALLPILAIENFAMETPEGRELAKKWKNVEFTVEEFNFSTYCHNKFPNMLD